From a single Anaerolineales bacterium genomic region:
- a CDS encoding ABC transporter permease, whose amino-acid sequence MFKFFRGKKNFQLFGLLSPGALWIFLFFNLPILIVLFISFVERGRAGGIKIPPVYTLDNYTQLFNACATEFAGPECNPFLYLGIFGHSVRIALIVTFWCVILGYPLSYFIARQKPIWRDALMILVIIPFWTNFLVRTYALKQVLATEGLINTFLMNLHLISQPLDLMFNEFAVVVGLIYGYLPFAVLPMYASIEKFDHTLMEAAADLGASPRRAFWRVMLPMTLPGVFAALVLVFVPVVGAFITPDIMGGGKVEMIGTLINRQFGVARNWPFGSAMSLMLMLLVLVGVIFYFRSSSEETRRAM is encoded by the coding sequence ATGTTCAAATTCTTCCGTGGCAAAAAGAATTTTCAGTTATTTGGTTTGCTCTCGCCGGGCGCGCTGTGGATATTCCTGTTCTTCAACCTGCCGATCCTGATCGTACTCTTCATCAGTTTTGTCGAGCGCGGACGGGCGGGCGGCATCAAGATTCCCCCCGTGTATACGCTTGATAACTATACACAACTGTTCAATGCCTGTGCAACGGAGTTTGCCGGACCCGAATGCAACCCGTTCCTCTATCTGGGCATTTTTGGGCATTCCGTCCGTATTGCCTTGATAGTAACCTTCTGGTGCGTTATTCTCGGCTACCCGCTCTCCTACTTCATTGCGCGGCAGAAACCGATCTGGCGTGATGCATTGATGATCCTGGTCATCATTCCGTTCTGGACGAACTTCCTCGTCCGCACATATGCGCTCAAGCAGGTTCTCGCGACCGAGGGGTTGATCAATACCTTTTTGATGAACTTGCATCTTATAAGCCAGCCGCTTGACCTGATGTTCAATGAATTTGCGGTGGTGGTCGGTTTGATCTATGGCTATCTGCCGTTTGCCGTCCTGCCAATGTACGCCTCGATCGAGAAATTCGACCACACTCTTATGGAAGCCGCCGCGGACCTCGGCGCATCGCCACGACGCGCGTTCTGGCGGGTGATGCTGCCGATGACCCTGCCCGGCGTCTTCGCCGCTCTCGTGCTGGTATTTGTTCCTGTTGTGGGAGCCTTCATCACCCCTGACATTATGGGCGGCGGGAAGGTTGAGATGATCGGCACGCTGATCAACCGTCAGTTTGGTGTGGCGCGTAACTGGCCTTTTGGCTCGGCGATGTCGCTCATGCTGATGCTGCTCGTCCTGGTCGGAGTCATCTTCTACTTCCGTTCCAGCAGTGAAGAGACAAGGAGGGCGATGTGA
- a CDS encoding ABC transporter ATP-binding protein produces the protein MASEFAVEMQDVLKQFVTPEGGILAAVNRVTMQIKDGEFFSLLGPSGCGKTTSLRMIAGFELPTDGKILIHGKEMSQVPAFQRPINTVFQQYALFPHMTVEQNIGFGLEMKGVSKADRSKRVSEALEMVRLPGMEMRRPKQLSGGQQQRIALARALVNKPEVLLLDEPLGALDLKLRKEMQLELKTLQREVGITFIYVTHDQEEALTMSDRIAVMNKGLALQIGVPEEIYERPADKFVADFIGETNFLDGVVKGQNGTTVEVDLPGTGIVHVESSRKFTNGQQVSVAVRPEKLTLNSDAKDGNILKGRVEEVIYIGTDTHYGVRFPGGHKARVREQNVTLAHKSIAKTGDEVTMSFTTTSPRLLTE, from the coding sequence ATGGCTAGTGAATTTGCAGTTGAAATGCAGGATGTTCTAAAGCAATTCGTAACACCGGAGGGCGGCATTCTGGCGGCGGTCAACCGCGTGACCATGCAGATCAAGGATGGGGAATTCTTCTCCCTGCTCGGTCCATCCGGTTGCGGCAAGACGACCTCCCTGCGCATGATCGCCGGTTTTGAACTTCCCACGGATGGCAAGATCCTGATCCATGGCAAGGAGATGAGTCAGGTGCCTGCGTTTCAGCGCCCCATCAACACCGTTTTCCAGCAGTATGCCCTCTTTCCGCACATGACCGTCGAACAGAATATCGGTTTTGGCTTGGAGATGAAAGGCGTATCCAAGGCGGACCGCTCCAAACGCGTATCGGAAGCGCTGGAAATGGTGCGACTCCCCGGCATGGAGATGCGCCGCCCCAAGCAATTATCCGGCGGACAGCAGCAGCGCATCGCTCTCGCCCGGGCACTGGTCAACAAACCCGAGGTTTTGCTTCTCGATGAGCCGCTTGGCGCTCTCGATTTGAAACTCCGCAAGGAAATGCAGCTTGAACTGAAAACCCTCCAGCGCGAAGTCGGCATCACCTTCATCTATGTCACGCACGATCAGGAAGAGGCGTTGACCATGAGCGACCGCATCGCCGTCATGAACAAGGGACTGGCGCTCCAGATCGGCGTGCCGGAGGAGATTTACGAACGTCCCGCCGACAAGTTCGTGGCGGATTTCATCGGCGAGACCAACTTCCTCGATGGCGTGGTCAAAGGACAAAACGGGACGACTGTTGAAGTTGACCTCCCCGGCACGGGAATTGTCCATGTCGAATCGAGCCGTAAATTCACGAACGGTCAACAGGTGTCGGTGGCGGTGCGACCCGAAAAACTCACCTTGAATTCGGATGCCAAAGACGGCAATATCCTCAAGGGACGTGTCGAAGAGGTCATCTATATCGGCACGGATACCCATTACGGCGTGCGCTTCCCCGGCGGGCACAAGGCGCGTGTGCGCGAGCAGAATGTCACCCTTGCTCATAAATCCATTGCGAAGACCGGCGACGAAGTGACCATGTCCTTTACCACCACCTCGCCGCGGCTTCTCACCGAATAG
- a CDS encoding aminotransferase class III-fold pyridoxal phosphate-dependent enzyme, with the protein MSNDLNHAIEYSKKWIDVIHQASVTEEDGKWIIDESKSNFAEHYNRNWLEYRKSVTEAGDWAAVEWSGSGAVFKDVIGREYLDFLGGYGMMDLGWSHPEVVGTVRAQLDRSPMPSQELLDPLRGVLAKLLADITPGDLKYSWFGASGTEANEAAMKIAKLYTGKTAFIVAVKAFHGKTMGSLSLMGKSDYRAPMGMMYGGPVYHVPFGDADAVERQLEICDKVGIGVAAVVFEPIQGEAGAIVPPDDFWTRVRAATKKHGVLLIADEVQTGLGRTGTLWGVDHWNVVPDIITLAKSLGGGVMPISSVTTTEEIFHPMMYPNPFMHTTTTGGGALACSAAIAAIQVTLRDRLWEQAAEKGEYLMPQLQNFVVQYPQIFDRVTGKGLLIGMHFKDPEIGYKVAAGLFKRHVLVAGTLTSSQTVRIEPPLVVTKEQLDVFMERLSDTLKETSKSM; encoded by the coding sequence ATGTCGAACGATCTTAACCATGCAATCGAATATTCAAAAAAGTGGATCGATGTCATCCATCAGGCATCCGTCACGGAGGAGGATGGAAAATGGATCATCGATGAATCCAAATCCAATTTTGCCGAGCACTACAACCGTAACTGGCTCGAATACCGCAAGTCCGTGACGGAGGCGGGTGACTGGGCGGCTGTGGAATGGAGCGGTTCCGGAGCGGTCTTCAAGGATGTGATCGGGCGCGAATATCTGGATTTCCTCGGCGGGTACGGCATGATGGACCTGGGCTGGAGTCACCCCGAAGTGGTGGGTACCGTCCGCGCCCAGCTCGACCGTTCGCCCATGCCCTCGCAGGAACTGCTCGATCCGCTGCGCGGCGTGCTGGCAAAATTGCTCGCCGACATCACCCCCGGTGACCTGAAATACAGTTGGTTCGGCGCCAGCGGTACGGAAGCCAACGAAGCCGCGATGAAGATCGCAAAACTGTACACAGGCAAGACCGCCTTCATCGTGGCGGTCAAGGCATTCCACGGCAAGACGATGGGGTCGCTTTCCTTAATGGGGAAATCCGATTACCGCGCCCCGATGGGCATGATGTATGGCGGACCGGTGTACCATGTCCCGTTCGGGGATGCGGACGCGGTGGAACGTCAGTTGGAGATCTGTGACAAGGTCGGGATCGGGGTCGCGGCGGTGGTGTTCGAACCAATTCAAGGCGAGGCGGGAGCGATCGTCCCCCCGGATGATTTCTGGACCCGCGTCCGCGCCGCAACAAAAAAGCACGGCGTGTTGTTGATCGCAGACGAAGTGCAGACCGGGCTTGGGCGCACGGGGACGCTGTGGGGCGTCGATCATTGGAACGTTGTCCCGGACATCATTACACTTGCCAAATCGCTGGGCGGCGGCGTGATGCCGATCTCATCCGTGACGACGACTGAAGAGATCTTCCACCCGATGATGTATCCGAATCCCTTCATGCATACCACGACGACCGGCGGCGGTGCGCTGGCGTGTTCGGCGGCAATTGCTGCGATCCAAGTCACCTTGCGTGACAGGTTATGGGAACAAGCCGCGGAAAAGGGCGAATACCTGATGCCGCAATTGCAAAATTTTGTTGTACAATACCCGCAAATTTTTGATCGCGTGACCGGCAAAGGATTGTTGATCGGAATGCATTTCAAGGACCCGGAGATCGGGTATAAAGTTGCCGCAGGATTGTTCAAGCGTCATGTACTGGTGGCGGGCACGTTGACCAGCTCGCAGACGGTTCGCATCGAGCCGCCCTTGGTCGTGACGAAAGAGCAATTGGATGTGTTCATGGAGCGCCTGAGCGACACCCTAAAAGAAACCAGCAAGTCAATGTAA
- a CDS encoding sodium:solute symporter family protein, translated as MELEGYSHVWLIVTFIVGFFAVRMGVGIWASRKVSNAADYIVAGRRLPIYMVGASVMATWFAAETLLGASSTAYQYGFQGVVFDPFGAAACLFLSAFLFTRLMRRARYLTVVDFFERRYGNGMTILASLAQLLTYFVWTGAQIVAAGTIVVALFPDVPLVVGMALVTVWVVGYTMLGGMLADTMLDFIQMFFTAGGVTLIFAFLLYQVGGWEGLTSISETLYNPKPFTLLPDMTEGGAGYLGYFKATGWIYWMAAWMAIGLGSVPTQDLFQRSMSARNESTAVWGTYMAGVLYLVFGVMSPLIGIMMYKLDPNVVNFDGVLVMAALNYVPPVLVALFMAALASALMSTADSSLLAGASVVTQNLFPLFGKKLDSVSEVKWTRIMVAINGTIGIVIAVSAAVIYELGVVAWSILLVGLFTPFAFGMYWKKANQYGAVAAFLGGFAAWAIGIVIAYNIGIGGDPTLLVCEGDTDCAFWDATYIASLPAFLTSIVMMVVVSLATQKKDAPKPITDVDGKLMDTNPVNYLGLVPIRDALRKLRPEELDK; from the coding sequence ATGGAACTGGAAGGCTATTCACATGTTTGGTTGATCGTGACATTCATCGTCGGCTTTTTTGCTGTTCGCATGGGTGTCGGCATTTGGGCTTCGCGAAAAGTTTCAAATGCCGCGGATTATATTGTCGCCGGACGCAGGCTGCCGATCTATATGGTCGGCGCTTCGGTCATGGCGACCTGGTTCGCTGCCGAAACATTGCTGGGGGCGTCTTCGACGGCATATCAATATGGTTTCCAGGGAGTGGTGTTCGATCCGTTCGGGGCGGCGGCGTGTCTCTTCCTGTCCGCATTTTTGTTCACCCGCCTGATGCGCCGTGCCCGCTACCTGACGGTGGTGGACTTCTTTGAGCGCCGCTACGGAAACGGAATGACCATTCTGGCTTCGCTTGCCCAGTTGTTGACGTATTTTGTCTGGACGGGCGCGCAGATCGTTGCGGCTGGCACCATTGTGGTTGCCTTGTTCCCGGATGTGCCGCTTGTGGTCGGGATGGCGTTGGTCACCGTCTGGGTGGTGGGTTATACCATGCTGGGCGGCATGCTGGCGGACACCATGCTCGATTTCATCCAGATGTTCTTCACGGCGGGCGGCGTCACCTTGATCTTTGCCTTCCTTCTCTATCAAGTGGGCGGATGGGAAGGTTTGACCTCCATCAGTGAAACGCTCTACAACCCGAAGCCGTTCACCCTTCTGCCAGATATGACCGAGGGCGGTGCGGGCTATCTTGGGTATTTCAAGGCGACCGGCTGGATCTATTGGATGGCGGCGTGGATGGCGATCGGACTCGGGTCGGTGCCCACCCAAGACCTGTTCCAGCGCTCGATGTCCGCCCGCAATGAATCGACCGCCGTTTGGGGGACGTACATGGCTGGCGTGCTATATCTGGTCTTTGGCGTCATGTCGCCGTTGATCGGCATCATGATGTACAAACTTGACCCGAATGTGGTCAATTTTGACGGCGTGCTGGTGATGGCGGCGCTGAATTACGTCCCGCCGGTGCTGGTGGCGCTCTTCATGGCGGCGCTTGCCTCGGCGTTGATGAGCACCGCGGATAGTTCCCTGCTGGCGGGCGCCTCGGTCGTGACCCAGAACCTGTTCCCGTTATTCGGGAAGAAACTCGACTCTGTCAGCGAAGTCAAATGGACGCGCATCATGGTCGCCATCAACGGTACCATCGGCATCGTCATTGCGGTCTCGGCGGCGGTGATCTACGAGTTGGGCGTGGTGGCATGGTCCATCCTGCTGGTGGGGCTGTTCACGCCGTTCGCCTTTGGCATGTATTGGAAGAAAGCCAATCAGTACGGCGCGGTGGCGGCGTTCCTTGGCGGTTTTGCGGCATGGGCGATCGGCATTGTGATCGCCTACAACATCGGCATTGGCGGCGATCCGACCCTGCTTGTCTGCGAAGGCGACACGGATTGCGCGTTTTGGGATGCGACCTACATTGCTTCCCTGCCCGCTTTCCTGACGTCAATTGTGATGATGGTCGTCGTCTCGCTGGCAACCCAGAAGAAGGATGCGCCCAAACCGATCACGGATGTGGATGGCAAGTTAATGGACACCAACCCTGTAAATTATCTTGGCTTGGTCCCCATCAGGGATGCGCTCCGCAAACTGCGGCCTGAAGAATTGGATAAATAA
- a CDS encoding CoA-acylating methylmalonate-semialdehyde dehydrogenase, translating to MDILNYINGEWVKPNVTEYFDVINPATGQVIAKTPLSTKADVDAAAKAASEAFVSWRRTPVNDRVQYLFKLRNIMREHGDEIAKLITNECGKTFEEAKAEMVRAYENIEVACGMPHMGKGEFVEDIAPGIDEIMIRQPVGVCATIAPFNFPGMIPFWYLPYALAAGNTYVIKPSEKVPMTMQYIFKLIEQVGFPKGVVNMVNGAKEAVDGILEHPAIRAITFVGSSNVAKYIYATAAQHGKRVQAQGGAKNPVIILPDADMEMATKIIADSAFGCAGQRCLAVSLAVTVGEAKNEFTELICDAAASRTVGYGMDSGVQMGPVINTASMQRIEGLIGLGAKEGAGIPVDGRGTKVKNYEGGYFVRPTILSDVQPGSEIWKTEIFGPVLSLMHVNTIDDAIQLANSGVYGNQASLFTTSGNAARRFRYEVEAGNIGINIGVAAPMAFFPFSGWKDSFFGDMHGQSTDAVEFFTQKKVVVERWPKEWSRKF from the coding sequence ATGGATATCCTAAACTACATCAACGGCGAATGGGTGAAACCAAACGTCACAGAATATTTCGACGTCATTAATCCCGCCACGGGGCAGGTGATTGCGAAGACTCCGCTCAGCACCAAAGCGGATGTGGATGCGGCTGCGAAGGCGGCGAGTGAAGCATTCGTCTCATGGCGCAGAACGCCCGTCAATGACCGTGTGCAGTATCTGTTCAAACTTCGCAATATCATGCGCGAGCACGGCGATGAAATTGCCAAACTCATCACGAACGAATGCGGAAAAACGTTCGAGGAAGCCAAAGCCGAAATGGTACGCGCTTATGAAAATATCGAAGTCGCTTGCGGGATGCCGCACATGGGCAAGGGCGAATTTGTGGAAGACATCGCCCCCGGCATCGACGAGATCATGATCCGCCAGCCTGTGGGTGTGTGTGCCACCATCGCGCCGTTCAACTTCCCGGGCATGATTCCATTCTGGTACCTGCCGTATGCATTGGCGGCGGGCAACACCTACGTCATCAAGCCCTCCGAAAAAGTGCCGATGACGATGCAGTACATTTTCAAACTAATCGAGCAGGTCGGCTTCCCCAAGGGCGTGGTCAACATGGTCAACGGCGCGAAGGAAGCGGTGGATGGCATTCTTGAGCATCCCGCCATCCGCGCCATCACCTTCGTCGGTTCGAGCAACGTGGCGAAATACATTTACGCGACTGCGGCGCAGCATGGCAAACGCGTGCAGGCGCAGGGCGGAGCGAAGAATCCCGTCATCATTCTGCCCGATGCCGATATGGAAATGGCGACGAAGATCATCGCCGATTCAGCCTTCGGGTGCGCCGGTCAGCGCTGTCTGGCGGTTTCTTTGGCTGTGACCGTGGGTGAAGCCAAGAACGAATTCACCGAGTTAATTTGTGACGCCGCTGCTTCGCGCACCGTCGGTTACGGCATGGACTCGGGCGTGCAGATGGGACCCGTCATCAATACGGCTTCGATGCAGCGCATCGAGGGGTTGATCGGGCTCGGGGCAAAGGAGGGAGCAGGCATCCCTGTGGATGGACGCGGGACGAAGGTCAAAAACTATGAGGGTGGATACTTCGTCCGCCCGACGATCCTGTCCGACGTCCAGCCGGGAAGCGAGATCTGGAAGACGGAGATTTTTGGTCCCGTGCTCAGTCTCATGCACGTCAACACCATCGACGATGCCATCCAACTTGCCAATAGCGGTGTGTATGGCAACCAAGCCAGTTTGTTCACCACCAGCGGCAATGCGGCGCGCAGGTTCCGTTACGAGGTGGAAGCGGGCAATATTGGCATCAATATTGGCGTGGCGGCGCCGATGGCGTTCTTCCCGTTCAGCGGCTGGAAGGATAGTTTCTTCGGCGACATGCACGGGCAGAGCACCGATGCGGTGGAATTCTTCACGCAGAAGAAGGTTGTGGTCGAACGCTGGCCCAAAGAGTGGAGCAGGAAATTCTAG